The genomic region CGGGTAAGCCGCCAAGGCTTGCGGGTGTGACGACCGCCATCCAGTGGTGATAGGTATCCATTGCGCGCCCATTGATCGCCTCGGGATAGCGTAGCTCTGCCGCAAAGGGCCATGTCTGCGTTGCGGGGAGGGCTAGGAAATCAACAGTTTCAAAGCTGCGCGCAGCGGCCCGTAGCCAGTCAGATCGATCCGCACTTGCGGCGAGAATATCGGCAGGGGTTAGAGACTGACCTCCCTCAATCTCCCAAATCGCTTCGGGTTTTAGCAGGTCGCGTTGGAGAGGATTGGACGCATAGCCCCCCAATTTTCCCAAGATTGCAAAATGCCGAAGCCTGCACCATGAGGCCCAAATCTTCTCGAATGGGAAAGGTGGTTTGTCTGGCGCAACTGTGGCACCTGCTTCGGACAGAATTGCCAAAGAGGCCTCGAGATGGGTGATCAGGCTAGGCTCCAAAGCTAAGGCCCCACCCCAATCGCCAAGCCATGCAATTTTGGCGCCAGAGAAATGCGGCGGGTTTTGAAAGTCACATTTGGGCCAATGATACGGCACGCGCGGATCAGGCCCTGCGAGTACACTTAACAAAAGCGCCAAATCTTGCGGGTTGCGTGCCATTGGCCCATCGGTAGACAAGGGATGCATGACCATTTCGCCTTGGGGTTCGGCGGGCACCAGACCATGCGTGGGCCTTAGGCTATATAGATTATTCCATGCGGCCGGATTGCGCAGGCTGCCCATCATGTCTGATCCATCAGCAAGACTGACCAAACCCGCCGCCAAAGCCGCACCTGCGCCGCCCGATGACCCGCCTGCCGATTTTTCTAAATCATACGGGTTTTTGGTTGTGCCGTAGATGGGATTAAAGCTGTGCGATCCTAAACCGAACTCAGGCACATTCGTCTTGCCGATTAAAATCGCACCAGCGGCCCTGAGGCGCGCTGCAAGAAGGTCGTCTTTGCTTGGCACGAAATCTTTGAAAATTGGTGATCCCCAGCTGCTTGTGATCCCTTTGG from Rhodobacterales bacterium HKCCA1288 harbors:
- a CDS encoding amidase (catalyzes the hydrolysis of a monocarboxylic acid amid to form a monocarboxylate and ammonia), yielding MTTAYRPAHELMDEIAKGSLSPSTLMEESLARIAAINPKINAIVALRDEAALMDEARAMDAAPLKGPLHGLPFAVKDLVATKGITSSWGSPIFKDFVPSKDDLLAARLRAAGAILIGKTNVPEFGLGSHSFNPIYGTTKNPYDLEKSAGGSSGGAGAALAAGLVSLADGSDMMGSLRNPAAWNNLYSLRPTHGLVPAEPQGEMVMHPLSTDGPMARNPQDLALLLSVLAGPDPRVPYHWPKCDFQNPPHFSGAKIAWLGDWGGALALEPSLITHLEASLAILSEAGATVAPDKPPFPFEKIWASWCRLRHFAILGKLGGYASNPLQRDLLKPEAIWEIEGGQSLTPADILAASADRSDWLRAAARSFETVDFLALPATQTWPFAAELRYPEAINGRAMDTYHHWMAVVTPASLGGLPALTLPAGFGETGLPAGIQIIGPKGSDAQLLALANAYHSVNPWKDNRPTL